One Leopardus geoffroyi isolate Oge1 chromosome C1, O.geoffroyi_Oge1_pat1.0, whole genome shotgun sequence DNA segment encodes these proteins:
- the AHCYL1 gene encoding S-adenosylhomocysteine hydrolase-like protein 1 isoform X2 yields MSMPDAMPLPGVGEELKQAKEIEDAEKYSFMATVTKAPKKQIQFADDMQEFTKFPTKTGRRSLSRSISQSSTDSYSSAASYTDSSDDEVSPREKQQTNSKGSSNFCVKNIKQAEFGRREIEIAEQDMSALISLRKRAQGEKPLAGAKIVGCTHITAQTAVLIETLCALGAQCRWSACNIYSTQNEVAAALAEAGVAVFAWKGESEDDFWWCIDRCVNMDGWQANMILDDGGDLTHWVYKKYPNVFKKIRGIVEESVTGVHRLYQLSKAGKLCVPAMNVNDSVTKQKFDNLYCCRESILDGLKRTTDVMFGGKQVVVCGYGEVGKGCCAALKALGAIVYITEIDPICALQACMDGFRVVKLNEVIRQVDVVITCTGNKNVVTREHLDRMKNSCIVCNMGHSNTEIDVTSLRTPELTWERVRSQVDHVIWPDGKRVVLLAEGRLLNLSCSTVPTFVLSITATTQALALIELYNAPEGRYKQDVYLLPKKMDEYVASLHLPSFDAHLTELTDDQAKYLGLNKNGPFKPNYYRY; encoded by the exons CAAATCCAGTTTGCCGATGACATGCAAGAGTTCACCAAGTTCCCCACCAAGACAGGCCGCCGGTCTTTGTCTCGCTCCATCTCCCAGTCCTCCACCGACAGCTACAGTTCAG CTGCGTCCTACACAGATAGCTCTGATGATGAGGTTTCCCCCCGAGAGAAGCAGCAAACCAACTCCAAGGGCAGCAGCAATTTCTGCGTGAAGAACATCAAGCAGGCAGAATTTGGACGCCGGGAGATTGAGATTGCTGAGCAAG ACATGTCTGCTCTGATTTCACTCAGGAAACGTGCTCAGGGGGAGAAGCCCTTGGCTGGTGCTAAAATAGTGGGCTGTACACACATCACAGCCCAGACAGCG GTGTTGATTGAGACACTCTGTGCCCTGGGGGCCCAGTGCCGCTGGTCTGCTTGCAACATCTACTCCACTCAGAATGAAGTGGCCGCAGCACTGGCTGAGGCTG GAGTTGCAGTGTTTGCTTGGAAGGGCGAGTCGGAAGATGACTTCTGGTGGTGTATTGACCGCTGTGTGAACATGGATGGTTGGCAAGCTAACATG ATCCTGGATGATGGGGGAGACTTAACCCACTGGGTTTATAAGAAGTATCCAAACGTGTTTAAGAAGATCCGAGGCATTGTGGAAGAGAGCGTGACTGGTGTTCACAG GCTATATCAGCTCTCCAAAGCTGGGAAGCTCTGTGTTCCGGCCATGAATGTCAATGATTCTGTTACCAAACAGAAGTTTGATAACTTGTACTGCTGCCGAGAGTCCATTTTGGATGG CCTGAAGAGGACCACAGATGTGATGTTTGGTGGGAAACAAGTGGTGGTGTGTGGCTATGGTGAG GTGGGAAAGGGCTGCTGTGCTGCTCTCAAGGCCCTTGGAGCGATTGTCTACATCACAGAAATCGACCCCATCTGTGCTCTGCAGGCCTG caTGGATGGGTTCAGGGTTGTAAAGCTAAATGAAGTCATCCGGCAAGTTGATGTCGTAATAACTTGCACGG gaaataagaATGTAGTGACACGGGAGCACTTGGACCGCATGAAAAACAGTTGTATCGTGTGCAATATGGGCCACTCCAACACGGAAATTGATGTG ACCAGCCTCCGCACTCCAGAGCTGACATGGGAGCGAGTGCGTTCTCAGGTGGACCATGTCATTTGGCCAGATGGCAAACGCGTCGTCCTCCTGGCAGAG GGTCGTCTGCTCAATTTGAGCTGCTCCACAGTTCCCACCTTTGTTCTGTCCATCACAGCTACGACACAG GCTTTGGCACTGATAGAACTCTATAATGCACCTGAGGGACGATACAAACAAGACGTATACCTGCTTCCTAAGAAGATGG ATGAGTATGTTGCCAGCTTGCACCTGCCATCATTTGATGCCCACCTGACAGAGCTGACAGATGACCAAGCAAAATATCTGGGACTCAACAAAAATGGGCCATTCAAACCCAATTACTACAG ATACTAA
- the AHCYL1 gene encoding S-adenosylhomocysteine hydrolase-like protein 1 isoform X1, giving the protein MSMPDAMPLPGVGEELKQAKEIEDAEKYSFMATVTKAPKKQIQFADDMQEFTKFPTKTGRRSLSRSISQSSTDSYSSAASYTDSSDDEVSPREKQQTNSKGSSNFCVKNIKQAEFGRREIEIAEQDMSALISLRKRAQGEKPLAGAKIVGCTHITAQTAVLIETLCALGAQCRWSACNIYSTQNEVAAALAEAGVAVFAWKGESEDDFWWCIDRCVNMDGWQANMILDDGGDLTHWVYKKYPNVFKKIRGIVEESVTGVHRLYQLSKAGKLCVPAMNVNDSVTKQKFDNLYCCRESILDGLKRTTDVMFGGKQVVVCGYGEVGKGCCAALKALGAIVYITEIDPICALQACMDGFRVVKLNEVIRQVDVVITCTGNKNVVTREHLDRMKNSCIVCNMGHSNTEIDVTSLRTPELTWERVRSQVDHVIWPDGKRVVLLAEGRLLNLSCSTVPTFVLSITATTQALALIELYNAPEGRYKQDVYLLPKKMDEYVASLHLPSFDAHLTELTDDQAKYLGLNKNGPFKPNYYR; this is encoded by the exons CAAATCCAGTTTGCCGATGACATGCAAGAGTTCACCAAGTTCCCCACCAAGACAGGCCGCCGGTCTTTGTCTCGCTCCATCTCCCAGTCCTCCACCGACAGCTACAGTTCAG CTGCGTCCTACACAGATAGCTCTGATGATGAGGTTTCCCCCCGAGAGAAGCAGCAAACCAACTCCAAGGGCAGCAGCAATTTCTGCGTGAAGAACATCAAGCAGGCAGAATTTGGACGCCGGGAGATTGAGATTGCTGAGCAAG ACATGTCTGCTCTGATTTCACTCAGGAAACGTGCTCAGGGGGAGAAGCCCTTGGCTGGTGCTAAAATAGTGGGCTGTACACACATCACAGCCCAGACAGCG GTGTTGATTGAGACACTCTGTGCCCTGGGGGCCCAGTGCCGCTGGTCTGCTTGCAACATCTACTCCACTCAGAATGAAGTGGCCGCAGCACTGGCTGAGGCTG GAGTTGCAGTGTTTGCTTGGAAGGGCGAGTCGGAAGATGACTTCTGGTGGTGTATTGACCGCTGTGTGAACATGGATGGTTGGCAAGCTAACATG ATCCTGGATGATGGGGGAGACTTAACCCACTGGGTTTATAAGAAGTATCCAAACGTGTTTAAGAAGATCCGAGGCATTGTGGAAGAGAGCGTGACTGGTGTTCACAG GCTATATCAGCTCTCCAAAGCTGGGAAGCTCTGTGTTCCGGCCATGAATGTCAATGATTCTGTTACCAAACAGAAGTTTGATAACTTGTACTGCTGCCGAGAGTCCATTTTGGATGG CCTGAAGAGGACCACAGATGTGATGTTTGGTGGGAAACAAGTGGTGGTGTGTGGCTATGGTGAG GTGGGAAAGGGCTGCTGTGCTGCTCTCAAGGCCCTTGGAGCGATTGTCTACATCACAGAAATCGACCCCATCTGTGCTCTGCAGGCCTG caTGGATGGGTTCAGGGTTGTAAAGCTAAATGAAGTCATCCGGCAAGTTGATGTCGTAATAACTTGCACGG gaaataagaATGTAGTGACACGGGAGCACTTGGACCGCATGAAAAACAGTTGTATCGTGTGCAATATGGGCCACTCCAACACGGAAATTGATGTG ACCAGCCTCCGCACTCCAGAGCTGACATGGGAGCGAGTGCGTTCTCAGGTGGACCATGTCATTTGGCCAGATGGCAAACGCGTCGTCCTCCTGGCAGAG GGTCGTCTGCTCAATTTGAGCTGCTCCACAGTTCCCACCTTTGTTCTGTCCATCACAGCTACGACACAG GCTTTGGCACTGATAGAACTCTATAATGCACCTGAGGGACGATACAAACAAGACGTATACCTGCTTCCTAAGAAGATGG ATGAGTATGTTGCCAGCTTGCACCTGCCATCATTTGATGCCCACCTGACAGAGCTGACAGATGACCAAGCAAAATATCTGGGACTCAACAAAAATGGGCCATTCAAACCCAATTACTACAGGTAA